The genomic DNA CCGGCGGCCCGCGTCGCTATGTCGCATCGGCGCGGATCGCCCTCGCCCCATAAAATGTCAGCGCTCGCTATCGGCCAGGTACGGGAGGTGCGCCTGATGCTGCGCAGGACAGCGAGCCAGAAAGACGACAACAAGGTTTCCAGTGAAGAAAAATCGCATGGCATTGGCCGTTTGGGCGGTGCTGATGGGCCCCGCCGTGGCCGCCGCCGAGCCGCTGGAGGCGCCCGCGCCTCTGCAGGAGGTGGTGGTATCGGCCAGTCCGGAACGCGGCGACACGCCGGCGATCCCGCCCAACACGCCGTCGCCGGCCTACGGCATCCGCAGTACCCGCATGGCCGACTTCAACGTGGTCAATACGGAAGACGCGCTCAAGTACGCCCCCAATCTTGCCGTGCGCAAGCGCTTTATCGGCGATATGAATTCGATCATCTCGGTGCGCAGCACCAGTTCGCGCCAGTCGGCGCGCGGGCTGGTCTATGCCGACGGCCTGCTGCTGTCGAACCTGCTGGGTTCGGACTTCAGCTTTCCGCCGCGCTGGTCGCTGGTCAATGCCGCCGAGATCGAGCGCATGGATGTGCTGTACGGCCCGTATTCGGCGCTGTATCCCGGCAATTCGCTGGGCGCGACGGTGCTGATCACCACCCGCACGCCGGAGCAGTTCGAGGGCGATGCCAGCGTGCAGCTGTTCACGCAGCGTTTCGGCCTGTATGGCACCCATGACAACTTCAACGGCGTGCATGCCAACGCCTATGTCGGCGACCGCGCGGGCGCGTTCTCGTGGCTGGTCAGCGTGGACCGGCAGGACAGCAAGAGCCAGCCGCTGAGCTTCTATACCGCGTCGCGCTCGAGCCGGCCCGCGGGTGCGGCGGACACGCCGGTCTCGGGCGCCTACTTCGACCAGGACCAGAGCGGCCGCGACCGCGTGGTGATGGGCGTGAACAGCGAGGGCGTCACGCACACGGTGCAGGACCAGCTCAAGCTCAAGCTCGGCTACGACATCACCAGCACGCTGCAGGCCCAGTTCACCGCGGCCTACTGGCAGCAGGACCGCTCCAATGCCACCGGCAGCTACCTGCGCGATGCCGGCGGCAACGTGGTCTCGGCCGGCCCGGTGAATATCGGTGGCTACCAATACGTGATTCCAGCCAACGCCTTTGCGCCGGGCAACGGCGAGGACGCACGCTGGCTCTATGGGCTGTCGCTGCGCACGCGCAACCAGACCGGCTGGAACTTCTCCGGTGTGGCCTCGCTGTTCGATGTCAGCAAGGACGTGAGCCGCAGCGCCAGCACCGTCGGCAATGGCCCGGGCACGGTGACCTATGGCGACGGCACCGGCTGGCGCACGCTCGACCTGAAGGCCGACTACCGCCCGCAGCGCCTGCAAGGCGGACACTGGGTCACCTTCGGCTACCACTATGACAACTACCGGCTGAGCAACACCACCTACGACACCTCGGACTGGCGCGCGGCCACCATCACCGCCTTCAACAATGCCTTCACCGGCAAGACCGAGACCCAGGCGCTCTATGCGCAGGATGCCTGGTACTTTGCCGAGGACTGGAAGCTGATTCCCGGCGTGCGCTACGAGCACTGGCGCGCCTATGACGGCAGCCGCAGCCAGGCCGGCGTGGCGATCGGCTATCCGGTGCGCAGCGAATCCAACTGGTCACCCAAGCTGGCGCTGGAGAAGGCATTCGGGCAGGACTGGCTGGGCCGGCTGTCGTTGGGCCAGGCCTACCGCTACCCCACCGTCAGCGAGCTGTTCCAGGGCCGCATCACCGGCACGGCGCTGATCAACAACGACCCCAACCTGCGGCCGGAACGATCGTTCTCGAAGGACCTGACCTTCGAGCGCACGGTCGATGCCTCGAATTTCCGGGTCTCGCTGTACGAGGACGATATCCGCGATGCGCTGGTCAGCCAGACCAACACCACGGTATTCCCCACCGTCACCAGTTTCCAGAACGTGGACCGGGTGCGCACGCGCGGCATCGAGCTGGCCTATGACGGGCGCGACGTGCTGGTGCGCGGCTTCGACCTGTCGGCCAGCGGCGCCTACAACCATTCGAAGACGCTGGAGAACGCCAACAACCCGGCCTCGGTGGGCAAGTATTTTTACCGCATCCCGAAGTGGCGCGCCAACCTGGCGGGCACCTATCGCTTCACGCCGGCTTGGGCCGGCACGCTGGCGATGACCTATTCGGGCCGGCAGTACAATACGCTCGACAATTCGGATACCAACCCCGACACCTTCGGTGGCACCAGCACCTTCCTGACCTTCGACGTCAAGGTGACCTACAAGCCAGCGCGCAATGTGCGGCTCGGGGTTGGCATCGACAACCTCACCGACCAGCGCTATTACGTCTACCACCCGTATCCGGGCCGGACGTTCTACGCCGAGGCAAAACTTTCCTTCTGAGCCCGTGAACACGCTGACTCCTACCCTGCCCGGCGCCCGTCCCGCCATCCGCGTCATCCTTGCCGGGCTGGTCGCCTGCGCCGCGCTGGCGGCCGCTGGCGCGACCGCGCAGACGCACGGCAATCATGCCGGCCATGGTGGCCAGGCCAGGACTGCGAAAACGAGCGAGCTAGGCACCGGCGCCGCCTTCGACCGCGATGGCAAGCTGTGGATTGCCTACAAGGACGGCCAGTATGTCGCGGTGCGGTCATCGACCGACTA from Cupriavidus taiwanensis includes the following:
- a CDS encoding TonB-dependent receptor is translated as MALAVWAVLMGPAVAAAEPLEAPAPLQEVVVSASPERGDTPAIPPNTPSPAYGIRSTRMADFNVVNTEDALKYAPNLAVRKRFIGDMNSIISVRSTSSRQSARGLVYADGLLLSNLLGSDFSFPPRWSLVNAAEIERMDVLYGPYSALYPGNSLGATVLITTRTPEQFEGDASVQLFTQRFGLYGTHDNFNGVHANAYVGDRAGAFSWLVSVDRQDSKSQPLSFYTASRSSRPAGAADTPVSGAYFDQDQSGRDRVVMGVNSEGVTHTVQDQLKLKLGYDITSTLQAQFTAAYWQQDRSNATGSYLRDAGGNVVSAGPVNIGGYQYVIPANAFAPGNGEDARWLYGLSLRTRNQTGWNFSGVASLFDVSKDVSRSASTVGNGPGTVTYGDGTGWRTLDLKADYRPQRLQGGHWVTFGYHYDNYRLSNTTYDTSDWRAATITAFNNAFTGKTETQALYAQDAWYFAEDWKLIPGVRYEHWRAYDGSRSQAGVAIGYPVRSESNWSPKLALEKAFGQDWLGRLSLGQAYRYPTVSELFQGRITGTALINNDPNLRPERSFSKDLTFERTVDASNFRVSLYEDDIRDALVSQTNTTVFPTVTSFQNVDRVRTRGIELAYDGRDVLVRGFDLSASGAYNHSKTLENANNPASVGKYFYRIPKWRANLAGTYRFTPAWAGTLAMTYSGRQYNTLDNSDTNPDTFGGTSTFLTFDVKVTYKPARNVRLGVGIDNLTDQRYYVYHPYPGRTFYAEAKLSF